Genomic window (Nitrososphaerales archaeon):
TTTAACCTTTTCACTCTTTGGTGAGGATCTTTCTCGCAAATGTGAGGTATGCCGTATGACCGATCATCCTCATGACGGGCCTCGTCATACCCATACGTGCTTCCAACCCTCGAACCATTACCTCCATACTTTCGATATCGATGAAGCCGCGAGCTTTCAATTCTTCAACCAACTTTTCCACTTGATTCATCGTCGGTGAAATTGCGGCCAATGAGCCCCCTCCCTTTAAAGCATTATACATGGGTTTTACTAGGGACCATGGATCACCCACATCTATAATGGCTACATCTGCACCTACCACATCTAAACCCTCTCTCGCATCGGCTTCTTTCAACGTCACATATTTACTCAATCCCGCCCTTTCTATATTCTTTCTTGCCAATTCGAGGAATTCTTTTCTTATCTCGTACGAATACACATGTCCATTCGGTCGGACGAGGTTTGCAAGAAACATGCATAATGCACCACTACCAGTCCCAGCTTCAACGACTATACTGCCAGGCGATACACCCGTTTTGACCGCGATCAT
Coding sequences:
- a CDS encoding tRNA (adenine-N1)-methyltransferase, with the protein product MVRLASNDIIQEGHHILLYLDRKRKWLVKIMKDAKIHTHVGYITLNSLIGQPYGSSVVSSLGVTLWALKPTIEDYALKAERRTQIVYPKDMGMIAVKTGVSPGSIVVEAGTGSGALCMFLANLVRPNGHVYSYEIRKEFLELARKNIERAGLSKYVTLKEADAREGLDVVGADVAIIDVGDPWSLVKPMYNALKGGGSLAAISPTMNQVEKLVEELKARGFIDIESMEVMVRGLEARMGMTRPVMRMIGHTAYLTFARKILTKE